One part of the Nostoc sp. PCC 7120 = FACHB-418 genome encodes these proteins:
- the glnA gene encoding type I glutamate--ammonia ligase: MTTPQEVLKRIQDEKIELIDLKFIDTVGTWQHLTLYQNQIDESSFSDGVPFDGSSIRGWKAINESDMTMVLDPNTAWIDPFMEVPTLSIVCSIKEPRTGEWYNRCPRVIAQKAIDYLVSTGIGDTAFFGPEAEFFIFDSARFAQNANEGYYFLDSVEGAWNSGKEGTADKPNLAYKPRFKEGYFPVSPTDSFQDIRTEMLLTMAKLGVPIEKHHHEVATGGQCELGFRFGKLIEAADWLMIYKYVIKNVAKKYGKTVTFMPKPIFGDNGSGMHCHQSIWKDGKPLFAGDQYAGLSEMGLYYIGGLLKHAPALLAITNPSTNSYKRLVPGYEAPVNLAYSQGNRSASIRIPLSGTNPKAKRLEFRCPDATSNPYLAFAAMLCAGIDGIKNKIHPGEPLDKNIYELSPEELAKVPSTPGSLELALEALENDHAFLTDTGVFTEDFIQNWIDYKLANEVKQMQLRPHPYEFSIYYDV; encoded by the coding sequence ATGACAACCCCACAAGAAGTCTTGAAAAGAATTCAAGATGAAAAAATTGAGCTGATTGACCTCAAGTTCATCGATACAGTAGGTACATGGCAGCACCTCACCTTGTACCAAAACCAAATCGATGAAAGCTCATTCTCTGATGGCGTACCTTTTGATGGTTCCAGCATCCGGGGTTGGAAAGCAATCAACGAGTCAGACATGACAATGGTTCTCGATCCCAACACTGCTTGGATCGACCCATTCATGGAAGTGCCAACACTAAGTATTGTTTGTAGCATTAAAGAACCACGCACAGGAGAATGGTACAACCGTTGTCCACGGGTTATTGCTCAAAAAGCAATAGACTACTTAGTATCTACGGGTATTGGTGATACAGCCTTCTTTGGCCCTGAAGCTGAATTTTTTATCTTTGATAGCGCCCGCTTTGCCCAAAACGCTAACGAAGGTTACTACTTCCTCGACTCTGTAGAGGGTGCTTGGAATTCTGGTAAAGAAGGTACAGCAGATAAACCCAACTTGGCTTACAAACCACGTTTTAAAGAGGGTTATTTCCCTGTTTCCCCCACAGATTCTTTCCAAGACATCCGGACAGAAATGTTGTTGACGATGGCGAAATTAGGCGTACCCATCGAAAAACATCACCACGAAGTTGCTACTGGTGGTCAGTGCGAGCTAGGCTTCCGCTTTGGTAAGTTAATCGAAGCTGCTGACTGGCTGATGATTTACAAATATGTCATCAAGAACGTTGCCAAAAAATATGGCAAAACCGTCACCTTCATGCCAAAACCAATTTTTGGTGATAACGGTTCTGGTATGCACTGTCACCAATCTATCTGGAAGGATGGCAAACCTCTCTTCGCAGGTGATCAGTATGCTGGCTTAAGTGAAATGGGACTGTACTACATTGGTGGTCTTCTCAAGCACGCCCCAGCACTGTTGGCAATCACCAACCCCAGCACCAACTCTTACAAGCGTCTAGTTCCTGGTTATGAAGCACCAGTTAACTTGGCTTACTCCCAAGGAAACCGTTCTGCTTCCATCCGTATTCCTCTGTCTGGCACTAACCCCAAAGCCAAGCGTTTAGAGTTCCGTTGTCCAGATGCTACCTCTAACCCTTATTTGGCATTTGCTGCCATGCTGTGCGCTGGTATCGATGGTATCAAGAACAAAATTCATCCTGGTGAGCCATTAGATAAAAACATCTATGAACTTTCTCCAGAAGAATTGGCAAAAGTTCCTTCCACACCTGGTTCTTTAGAACTAGCATTGGAAGCGCTAGAAAACGACCACGCTTTCTTAACAGATACAGGCGTATTCACCGAAGACTTTATCCAAAACTGGATTGACTACAAACTAGCTAACGAAGTTAAACAGATGCAACTGCGTCCTCATCCTTATGAGTTCTCTATCTATTACGACGTTTAA
- a CDS encoding ferritin-like domain-containing protein, translating into MTVVYPRKFQNTLSARDILKQVVSDREIHLITLNRYRYSEQRSCKDLTDLIERLNGKPPELIRDLSHHISDEARHAMWLTDLLVDLGANVGTPPGNSYIDEFERLLDSEQQDPTQALEEFVISTLAAINVTEKRGCEYFSAHIYALKKAPQTAENIQIRETIAKILPEEAGHVRWGNRWLAQIANKSPEHRQKVEQAKRKYAAIEQAAFESGMDITLGAELRRVANLMGVANTMPMWQRPQYLMERLPQTLLAPQLQFTRIQAAQRAWQRNPQTFMEKFVPMFINGVKKMENKP; encoded by the coding sequence ATGACAGTCGTTTATCCACGGAAATTTCAGAATACTTTGAGTGCGAGGGATATTCTCAAACAGGTAGTAAGCGATCGCGAAATTCACCTGATCACCCTCAACCGCTATCGTTATAGTGAGCAGCGCAGTTGTAAAGACCTGACAGACCTGATTGAAAGGTTAAATGGCAAGCCACCGGAACTAATCAGAGATTTATCTCACCACATCTCAGATGAAGCGCGTCATGCCATGTGGCTAACTGATTTGTTGGTCGATTTAGGTGCGAATGTAGGAACGCCTCCTGGTAATTCCTACATCGATGAGTTTGAAAGGTTATTGGATAGCGAACAGCAAGACCCTACCCAAGCACTAGAAGAATTTGTAATTTCTACCCTAGCGGCGATTAACGTCACCGAGAAACGTGGTTGCGAGTATTTTTCAGCCCACATTTACGCCCTCAAAAAAGCGCCCCAAACAGCAGAAAATATCCAAATCCGCGAAACCATTGCAAAAATTCTGCCCGAAGAAGCCGGACACGTTCGTTGGGGTAATCGCTGGTTAGCACAGATAGCAAATAAAAGCCCAGAACATCGGCAAAAAGTCGAACAAGCCAAACGCAAATATGCTGCCATTGAACAAGCAGCCTTTGAATCAGGGATGGATATTACTTTAGGTGCAGAACTGCGGCGAGTTGCGAATCTGATGGGAGTCGCAAATACAATGCCCATGTGGCAACGACCCCAATATCTAATGGAACGTTTACCACAAACTTTGCTAGCACCTCAATTGCAATTTACAAGAATTCAAGCTGCTCAAAGAGCTTGGCAACGCAATCCACAAACATTTATGGAAAAGTTCGTACCAATGTTTATCAATGGTGTGAAGAAGATGGAAAATAAGCCTTAG
- the patX gene encoding heterocyst-inhibiting protein PatX produces MMRAAVPVLISSLVLGSLVSDYLGIASHDFAFSPSNSQNMISLKSKPKRNQPEKPQPHRGTGRRSLIETYSNAHLIA; encoded by the coding sequence ATGATGCGTGCTGCTGTTCCAGTTTTAATTTCGAGTCTAGTACTTGGTTCCCTAGTTTCTGATTACCTGGGAATAGCTAGTCACGATTTCGCTTTTTCTCCCTCTAATTCACAAAATATGATCTCACTAAAATCTAAACCCAAACGTAATCAACCAGAAAAACCCCAACCACATCGCGGTACTGGACGTAGAAGTCTCATAGAAACTTATAGCAATGCTCATCTAATTGCTTAG
- a CDS encoding FAD-dependent oxidoreductase, with protein MVNQTYLTDVLVVGGGTGGTAAAIQAARRGAKTMLVSEFPWLGGMLTAAGVSAPDGNELMAFQTGLWGAFLQELQQRQPGGLDNSWVSFFSYDPRIGAEIFADWVQELTNLHWISGQVPLEVLQQDNSITGVRFADFTVQAKITIDGTELGDLLALADIPYRWGWELQSEWEEPSAPSSFNDLTARYPVQSPTWVVVMQDFGEPVAPKIPPAPNYDAALFAGAWENYGAEQFLNYGRLPGNLFMINWPICGNDYGEGVGRLIESAAAKGDFFQESRWHSQNFAHFIQTQLGRRYGLAEQVFPHASSAFALHPYYRESRRLVGLTTVREQDILPVPGGQVASLFPDAIAIGNYANDHHYPGFDLPLQPKSIRWGGRWTGTPFTIPYRCLVPATADGLLVCEKNISVSHIANGATRLQPVVLGIGQAAGMAAAMCAELSCQPRDLPVKALQEALLQDNRSPSAIMPLFNLLPSHPEWLQWQMYYLKEPQLYPDSGNCPDSLYQYYHSEAKSVLTRANNSFTGVFQVLNQQDYRFTIAAPAANLGHTCQLVTLRSHINEQLQALTDKQHLTVRGHLNPSGHWLLVEYIDTMHTFMDFQ; from the coding sequence ATGGTTAATCAAACTTATTTAACTGATGTTTTAGTCGTTGGTGGGGGAACCGGAGGAACTGCGGCTGCCATTCAAGCAGCTCGCAGAGGTGCAAAAACTATGTTGGTCAGTGAGTTTCCTTGGCTAGGAGGAATGTTAACTGCTGCTGGAGTATCTGCACCTGATGGTAATGAATTAATGGCGTTTCAGACGGGGTTATGGGGTGCTTTTTTACAGGAATTACAACAGCGACAGCCAGGGGGATTAGATAATAGTTGGGTGAGTTTTTTTAGTTATGATCCCCGTATTGGAGCGGAAATCTTTGCTGACTGGGTACAGGAACTAACAAATCTGCACTGGATTTCTGGACAAGTACCTCTAGAAGTTTTGCAACAAGATAATTCCATCACTGGTGTCAGGTTCGCAGACTTTACCGTGCAAGCCAAAATTACTATTGACGGTACAGAGTTGGGAGATTTACTAGCTTTAGCAGATATCCCTTACCGTTGGGGTTGGGAGTTGCAATCTGAATGGGAAGAACCAAGCGCCCCAAGTAGTTTTAATGATCTAACAGCAAGATATCCTGTGCAATCGCCTACTTGGGTGGTAGTGATGCAGGACTTTGGGGAACCAGTCGCGCCAAAAATTCCCCCTGCACCTAATTATGATGCGGCGCTGTTTGCTGGAGCTTGGGAAAACTACGGTGCAGAGCAATTCTTAAATTATGGACGTTTGCCAGGAAATCTCTTTATGATTAACTGGCCGATTTGTGGTAATGACTACGGCGAAGGAGTAGGACGGCTAATAGAATCAGCAGCAGCTAAGGGTGATTTTTTCCAAGAATCTCGTTGGCATAGCCAAAATTTTGCTCATTTTATCCAAACTCAGCTTGGTCGGCGTTACGGTTTGGCAGAGCAAGTTTTTCCTCATGCTTCGTCGGCATTTGCATTACACCCATACTACAGAGAAAGTCGGCGCTTGGTGGGGCTAACTACTGTTCGAGAACAGGATATTTTGCCAGTTCCCGGTGGTCAGGTAGCATCTTTGTTTCCAGATGCGATCGCTATTGGTAATTATGCCAATGACCATCACTATCCTGGGTTTGACTTGCCACTACAACCTAAATCCATCCGTTGGGGAGGACGTTGGACGGGAACACCTTTTACGATTCCCTACCGTTGTCTGGTTCCAGCTACAGCAGATGGTTTATTAGTTTGTGAAAAGAATATTTCTGTTTCCCATATTGCTAATGGGGCGACTAGATTACAACCTGTAGTTTTGGGTATCGGTCAAGCGGCGGGAATGGCTGCGGCTATGTGTGCAGAGTTAAGCTGTCAACCAAGGGATTTACCTGTAAAAGCATTACAAGAAGCATTGTTACAAGATAATCGCTCTCCCTCTGCCATCATGCCTTTATTTAATTTATTACCTAGTCATCCGGAATGGTTGCAATGGCAAATGTATTACCTAAAGGAGCCTCAACTCTATCCAGATAGCGGCAATTGCCCAGATTCTCTGTATCAGTACTATCACTCAGAAGCCAAATCAGTACTTACACGGGCAAATAATTCCTTCACAGGCGTTTTTCAGGTTTTAAATCAGCAGGATTACAGATTCACGATCGCTGCTCCGGCTGCTAATCTAGGACACACTTGTCAGCTTGTAACTTTGCGATCGCACATCAATGAACAGCTACAAGCCTTGACAGATAAGCAACATCTGACGGTTCGGGGTCATCTCAATCCTTCCGGTCATTGGTTGTTGGTGGAATATATTGACACCATGCACACTTTCATGGATTTTCAGTAA
- a CDS encoding serine/threonine-protein kinase — MLGQLLDGRYKVTQVLGAGGFGKTYIAEDIKLYNNLCVVKQLQPMANDPMTLQVARRLFASEAELLHKLGTHDQIPQLLAHFEEHQEFFLVQQFIDGHPLSDELTPGKRLSEPYTIALLKNILQPLAFVHQNNVIHRDIKPPNLIRRKSDGKVVLIDFGAVKQIGTQVVNGEGVTKMTVSIGTAGYMPSEQSRGSPRLSSDVYAVGMIGIQALTGLMPHQLQEDIQTAEIIWRELVQVSPSLADVLDRMVRYDFRQRYQSAVEALATVQNLGNAYAPTQTSPPPGSKPTLPVKNHGNTPQVAEPPLYSPPPAVPAQYRQEIPQKLIASPPPITAKPPVGIGFYLQWVLVNIVGLVGGGIVGAIAHEIFEPLGTILSSQAVAITIALTIGFMQVLVLRRLIPVSEKQWVLGTTLGVCISVLVCGDYPEYSLLWIGPIVGIIQWFILRQFVEQAGWWILVNSMFGWIGGVLSGAVLVLLLKNPKNK; from the coding sequence ATGTTGGGTCAGTTATTAGACGGACGCTATAAAGTTACTCAAGTTTTAGGTGCTGGTGGTTTCGGTAAAACTTACATTGCTGAAGACATTAAACTTTACAATAATCTCTGTGTCGTCAAGCAACTCCAACCGATGGCTAATGATCCTATGACTTTACAAGTCGCTAGGCGCTTATTTGCATCGGAAGCAGAGTTATTACATAAATTAGGAACCCACGACCAAATTCCCCAACTACTGGCACACTTTGAAGAACATCAAGAGTTTTTTCTGGTTCAACAGTTCATTGATGGACATCCTCTTAGTGATGAACTGACTCCAGGAAAGCGATTAAGTGAGCCTTATACTATCGCTCTGTTAAAAAATATCCTGCAACCCTTAGCTTTTGTTCATCAAAATAACGTCATTCATAGGGATATCAAACCACCTAATCTGATTCGTCGTAAAAGTGATGGCAAAGTTGTGCTAATTGACTTTGGGGCAGTAAAACAGATCGGTACTCAGGTGGTGAATGGTGAAGGTGTAACTAAAATGACCGTGAGTATTGGTACTGCTGGCTATATGCCTAGTGAACAAAGTCGTGGTAGCCCTCGATTAAGTAGTGATGTCTATGCTGTGGGAATGATTGGTATTCAAGCTTTGACAGGATTGATGCCTCATCAGTTGCAAGAAGATATCCAGACGGCAGAAATTATTTGGCGTGAATTAGTCCAGGTCAGCCCAAGTTTAGCAGATGTATTAGATAGAATGGTACGTTACGACTTTCGCCAACGCTATCAGTCAGCAGTCGAGGCTTTAGCGACGGTGCAGAACTTGGGAAATGCTTATGCACCAACGCAAACATCTCCACCACCTGGATCTAAGCCGACTTTACCTGTAAAAAATCATGGTAATACCCCGCAAGTTGCAGAACCTCCTCTATATTCTCCGCCACCCGCAGTCCCAGCCCAGTATCGTCAAGAAATCCCACAAAAATTGATAGCTTCCCCCCCTCCCATCACTGCCAAACCGCCAGTAGGCATAGGTTTCTATTTGCAATGGGTACTAGTTAATATCGTCGGTTTAGTTGGTGGCGGAATTGTGGGGGCGATCGCTCACGAAATTTTCGAGCCACTTGGTACAATTCTCAGTAGCCAAGCCGTAGCCATCACAATAGCATTGACCATCGGCTTCATGCAGGTATTAGTTTTACGGCGGTTAATTCCTGTATCTGAAAAGCAGTGGGTATTAGGAACTACACTAGGCGTTTGTATTTCTGTTCTCGTGTGTGGTGATTATCCTGAATATTCCTTACTGTGGATTGGCCCTATAGTTGGGATTATTCAATGGTTTATCCTTAGGCAATTTGTTGAGCAAGCAGGTTGGTGGATTTTAGTTAACTCTATGTTTGGCTGGATCGGTGGCGTTCTTTCGGGAGCAGTGTTAGTTTTACTATTAAAAAATCCCAAGAATAAATAA